Proteins encoded within one genomic window of Actinomycetota bacterium:
- a CDS encoding SGNH/GDSL hydrolase family protein, with protein MRRPVVCALLLLAAACVGVERPEPTPDARPTAWTYVALGDSLADAGERGYVPAFAGMLEESLGTDVRLLNLGVSGWTTRDLLGALRSDDQLRDALRSADVVTFNIGGNDLLRARAIFGTARCGGTACLAEAVAGFRTNWDEILDEILLLRDPRDVMVRTLDIYNPYAAQQVRDGTFDTLAPFLEEANERIRTSAEVRGLRWARVHEAFNGPGGRSDPVAQGLIADDGLHPSDTGHRLIAERLMALGTRPLVAPR; from the coding sequence ATGAGGCGACCGGTGGTCTGCGCGCTCCTGCTCCTCGCCGCCGCGTGCGTGGGGGTGGAGCGTCCGGAGCCGACGCCGGATGCGCGCCCCACCGCCTGGACCTACGTCGCGCTCGGCGACTCGCTCGCCGACGCCGGTGAGCGGGGCTACGTGCCGGCCTTCGCCGGGATGCTCGAGGAGTCGCTGGGGACCGACGTGAGGCTCCTGAACCTCGGGGTCTCCGGGTGGACCACCCGCGACCTGCTCGGTGCGCTGAGGAGCGACGACCAGCTCCGCGACGCCCTGAGGTCGGCCGACGTGGTGACGTTCAACATCGGGGGCAACGACCTCCTCCGCGCCCGCGCGATCTTCGGGACCGCACGGTGCGGCGGCACGGCCTGCCTCGCCGAGGCCGTGGCCGGCTTCCGGACGAACTGGGACGAGATCCTCGACGAGATCCTCCTCCTGCGCGACCCACGCGACGTCATGGTGCGGACCCTGGACATCTACAACCCGTACGCGGCCCAACAGGTCCGCGACGGGACGTTCGACACCCTGGCTCCCTTCCTGGAGGAGGCGAACGAGAGGATCCGGACGTCGGCCGAGGTCCGGGGTCTGCGGTGGGCGCGCGTGCACGAGGCGTTCAACGGCCCGGGTGGACGGTCCGACCCCGTGGCGCAGGGCCTGATCGCTGACGACGGCCTGCACCCGTCCGACACCGGCCACCGTCTCATCGCCGAGCGACTCATGGCGCTGGGGACGCGCCCGCTCGTTGCGCCGCGCTAG